The Chryseobacterium nakagawai genome has a segment encoding these proteins:
- a CDS encoding heme-binding domain-containing protein, with translation MKISSLIKTGAGFIVLLLIVIQFFDTDKNIAAVPSENAIEKHYQVPGHVQGLLKTSCYDCHSNTTAYPWYYNIQPVKWWLADHVNSGKRHLNFDEFNSYSKEKKLKKLDEVAETIREGEMPLTCYTVVHQNAKLSDTQKSEIEQWVKEVKKQIE, from the coding sequence ATGAAAATATCATCTTTAATAAAAACAGGAGCAGGTTTTATAGTCCTGCTTCTGATTGTGATTCAGTTTTTTGATACGGATAAAAATATAGCGGCGGTTCCTTCGGAAAATGCTATTGAAAAACATTACCAGGTTCCGGGTCATGTACAGGGATTATTAAAAACAAGCTGTTATGACTGTCATTCTAACACTACAGCTTATCCGTGGTACTATAACATACAGCCTGTAAAATGGTGGCTGGCAGATCATGTGAACTCAGGAAAAAGGCATCTCAATTTTGATGAATTTAATAGCTATTCAAAAGAAAAAAAATTAAAGAAACTTGATGAAGTTGCAGAAACCATCAGAGAAGGTGAAATGCCTCTTACCTGTTATACCGTTGTTCATCAGAATGCAAAATTATCTGATACCCAAAAGTCAGAAATAGAACAATGGGTGAAAGAGGTTAAAAAGCAGATTGAATAG
- a CDS encoding cation-translocating P-type ATPase: MNYNIPEDLKGLTASEVAASRKKYGYNRLDAVKKESWADLLLNILKEPMLILLICVSFIYVLTADYGEALFMFAAIVGVTAISFYQDNRSKKALEELEKLNEPLSKVIRDSKIIDIPTFEIAVGDLCITEEGSLINADGRIVHSNDFSVNESSLTGESFSVFKDSRSEDHKVYSGTITVSGLAVFEVENIGKETKAGKIGQSILGIKTEISPLQLQIRNFVKGMAVIGVIIFLAVCIFSFVKTGDFVTSLLSGLTLAMSVLPEEIPVAFTTFMALGAWKLMREGIIIKRSSIVETLGSVSVVCTDKTGTITENSMQLKHLYDFRSDRIYEEAEFNTTALNDLIDYAMWSSEPVPFDPMEITLHKIYERNRKPDHRKDYQMFHEYPLEGKPPMMTHLFENEHKNRIIAAKGAPEAIISVSDLSEEEKTKIRKLIKNFGEQGFRVLGVARSHFEGNDFPDKQQDFKFEFLGLTVFYDPPKKGIKEVFKHIYDAGIQVKVITGDNADTTRAIALQAGIESSTSPVNGSEIAECSEEELIKLSEETTLFTRMFPEAKLEVVSALKAQGHVVAMLGDGVNDGPALKAAHIGVAMGNKGTEIAKSAAALVITNDDLDKLVIGVAAGRRIYANIKKAVQYIISIHIPIILTVSLPLFLGWVFPHIFTPVHVIFLELVMGPTCSIVYENEPIEKDAMQRPPRALTDTFLNWKELTISIIQGLVITAGILWLYQYSVDLGNDEPKTRSLVFSTLIFANILLSLVNRSFYYSMLESFKNRNILLAGISVLVVLLLLTILYVSPVSGFFSVTALNIKELGLTLLTASISVLWFEIYKLLKRFYFRK; the protein is encoded by the coding sequence ATGAATTACAATATACCGGAAGATCTGAAAGGCCTTACAGCATCTGAAGTAGCCGCTTCCAGAAAAAAATACGGATATAACCGCCTTGACGCGGTGAAGAAAGAATCATGGGCAGATCTTCTTCTCAATATCCTTAAAGAACCGATGCTGATTCTTCTTATCTGTGTTTCCTTTATTTATGTGCTTACAGCAGATTATGGTGAGGCCTTATTTATGTTTGCAGCTATTGTTGGAGTTACCGCCATTTCTTTTTACCAGGATAACCGAAGCAAAAAGGCGCTGGAAGAACTTGAAAAACTGAATGAACCTTTGAGTAAAGTAATCAGGGATTCAAAGATCATAGATATTCCCACTTTTGAAATAGCAGTCGGAGACTTGTGCATTACCGAAGAAGGGAGCCTCATCAATGCAGATGGAAGAATTGTTCACAGCAACGATTTTTCTGTCAATGAGTCTTCCCTTACGGGCGAAAGTTTTTCTGTTTTCAAGGACAGCAGATCTGAAGATCATAAAGTATACAGCGGAACAATCACTGTTTCCGGGCTTGCCGTTTTTGAGGTCGAAAATATAGGAAAAGAAACCAAAGCAGGAAAAATAGGACAGTCTATATTGGGTATAAAAACAGAAATATCTCCTTTACAGCTTCAGATCCGGAATTTTGTAAAGGGGATGGCTGTTATCGGAGTTATTATTTTTCTTGCAGTATGCATTTTCAGTTTTGTTAAAACGGGAGATTTTGTGACCAGTTTACTCAGTGGGCTTACCTTGGCAATGTCTGTTCTTCCTGAAGAAATTCCTGTAGCCTTCACAACATTTATGGCTTTGGGGGCCTGGAAGCTGATGCGGGAAGGAATTATTATTAAGCGAAGCAGTATTGTGGAGACCCTGGGAAGCGTTTCCGTAGTTTGCACAGATAAAACAGGTACGATTACAGAAAACTCCATGCAGCTGAAACATCTTTATGATTTCCGTTCTGACAGAATTTATGAAGAAGCAGAGTTCAATACAACAGCGCTCAATGACCTTATTGATTATGCGATGTGGAGTAGTGAGCCTGTACCTTTTGATCCCATGGAAATCACACTGCATAAAATCTATGAGCGGAACCGAAAGCCTGATCACAGGAAAGACTATCAAATGTTTCATGAATATCCGCTGGAAGGTAAACCACCAATGATGACCCATCTTTTTGAAAATGAACATAAAAACCGGATTATTGCTGCTAAAGGAGCTCCGGAAGCTATCATCAGTGTTTCCGATCTTTCAGAAGAAGAAAAAACCAAAATAAGAAAGTTAATAAAGAACTTCGGAGAACAGGGATTCAGGGTTCTTGGTGTTGCCAGATCTCATTTTGAAGGAAATGATTTCCCGGATAAACAGCAGGATTTTAAATTTGAATTTTTAGGATTGACTGTGTTTTATGATCCTCCCAAAAAAGGAATAAAAGAGGTATTTAAACATATCTACGATGCCGGTATTCAGGTAAAGGTTATTACCGGAGATAATGCGGATACCACCAGAGCCATTGCATTGCAGGCAGGAATAGAGAGTAGTACTTCGCCCGTTAATGGAAGTGAAATCGCAGAATGCTCAGAGGAAGAACTAATAAAGCTTTCCGAAGAGACAACTTTGTTTACAAGGATGTTTCCGGAAGCAAAGCTAGAAGTGGTTTCTGCCTTGAAAGCTCAGGGGCACGTAGTAGCAATGCTGGGTGACGGTGTTAATGACGGGCCAGCATTAAAGGCCGCTCATATTGGTGTAGCAATGGGAAATAAAGGGACTGAAATTGCTAAATCAGCTGCAGCGCTTGTTATAACCAATGATGATCTGGATAAACTCGTAATTGGGGTTGCTGCAGGAAGAAGAATTTATGCCAATATAAAAAAAGCGGTCCAGTATATTATTTCTATTCATATTCCCATTATTCTTACCGTTTCTTTGCCTTTATTTCTGGGTTGGGTATTTCCTCATATCTTCACTCCGGTGCATGTGATTTTTCTTGAACTGGTCATGGGGCCCACGTGTTCTATTGTTTATGAGAATGAGCCTATTGAAAAGGATGCCATGCAAAGGCCTCCAAGAGCACTTACAGATACTTTTCTGAACTGGAAAGAGCTCACAATAAGCATTATTCAGGGGCTTGTCATTACTGCAGGAATATTATGGCTATATCAGTATTCTGTTGATCTGGGGAATGACGAACCAAAAACAAGATCCTTGGTATTCAGTACTTTGATATTTGCTAATATATTACTGAGTTTGGTGAACCGTTCTTTCTATTACAGCATGCTGGAGAGTTTTAAGAACCGGAACATCCTGCTTGCTGGGATCTCAGTATTGGTTGTCCTTCTCCTTCTGACTATTCTCTATGTATCACCTGTTTCAGGATTTTTCAGCGTGACGGCTCTCAACATAAAAGAACTTGGATTGACACTGCTCACTGCTTCAATTTCTGTGTTATGGTTTGAGATTTATAAACTCTTAAAAAGATTTTATTTTAGGAAATAA
- a CDS encoding thioredoxin family protein: MKTIFSAILMVVFAIGIHAQSRFENAKKLASEKKELILLNFSGSDWCIPCIKLHKNIIETDEFKKLEMENVVVYINADFPRNKKNQLPPELKKENASLADQYNQKGLFPYTLLLNSEGKVLKSWEGLPSENALAFSKEIRDIKGNQK, translated from the coding sequence ATGAAAACAATATTTTCAGCCATATTAATGGTTGTATTCGCTATTGGTATTCATGCGCAAAGCCGCTTTGAGAATGCCAAAAAACTAGCATCAGAAAAAAAAGAGCTTATATTATTAAATTTCTCTGGTTCAGACTGGTGTATTCCGTGTATTAAGCTTCATAAAAATATCATCGAGACCGATGAATTTAAAAAGCTTGAAATGGAAAATGTTGTCGTTTACATCAATGCAGATTTTCCGAGAAATAAAAAGAATCAGCTTCCCCCAGAATTGAAAAAAGAAAATGCCTCACTTGCGGATCAGTATAATCAAAAAGGATTATTTCCTTATACTTTGTTGCTGAATTCGGAAGGAAAAGTCCTGAAAAGCTGGGAAGGGCTGCCTTCGGAAAATGCATTGGCTTTCAGCAAAGAGATCAGAGATATCAAAGGAAATCAAAAATAA
- a CDS encoding FAD:protein FMN transferase — MLREFKRPQKLMGNAFEITVVSDDENSANQHIDAAIIEIRRIEKLLTTFSEESQTNLINRNAGIKPVKVDWEIFDLIERSLRISRITDGYFDISYGGIDKSFWNFDREMKELPNPELIKDHLKLVNYQNIILNREKQTVLLKEKGMRIGFGGIGKGYAAEMAKQMLQNRGVTSGIVNASGDLTTWGNQADGRPWTVGIADPDNAKQSFSYMNITNMAVATSGNYEKFVVINGKKYSHTINPKTGIPVSGVKSVTIFCPNAEIADAMATPVSIMGIDAALHMINQINHLECIIIDDQDKIYSSQNINLK, encoded by the coding sequence ATGTTAAGAGAATTCAAAAGACCCCAGAAATTAATGGGGAACGCTTTTGAAATTACTGTAGTAAGTGATGATGAAAATTCGGCAAATCAGCATATCGATGCAGCGATTATCGAGATTCGGAGAATTGAAAAGCTTTTGACGACATTCAGTGAGGAAAGCCAGACCAATCTCATCAATAGAAATGCAGGAATCAAGCCTGTAAAAGTGGATTGGGAGATTTTTGATCTGATTGAAAGAAGCCTTAGAATCAGCAGGATAACAGACGGATATTTCGATATTTCCTATGGTGGAATCGATAAAAGTTTCTGGAATTTCGATCGTGAAATGAAAGAACTTCCGAATCCTGAACTGATTAAAGATCATCTGAAACTCGTTAATTATCAGAATATTATTCTTAACCGTGAAAAGCAAACTGTTCTGCTAAAAGAAAAAGGCATGCGGATCGGCTTTGGAGGAATCGGTAAGGGATATGCTGCTGAAATGGCAAAACAGATGCTTCAAAACAGAGGTGTCACTTCCGGAATTGTAAATGCTTCAGGAGATTTAACGACCTGGGGAAATCAGGCAGACGGAAGGCCCTGGACTGTGGGAATTGCCGATCCCGATAACGCAAAACAGTCATTTTCGTATATGAATATTACCAATATGGCAGTTGCCACTTCAGGAAATTATGAAAAATTCGTCGTTATCAACGGTAAAAAATATTCTCATACCATCAATCCCAAAACGGGAATACCTGTTTCGGGCGTAAAAAGTGTTACGATCTTTTGTCCTAACGCAGAAATTGCAGATGCAATGGCAACTCCGGTAAGTATTATGGGAATTGATGCGGCACTCCATATGATCAACCAGATTAACCATCTGGAATGCATCATTATTGATGATCAGGACAAAATTTATTCATCTCAAAACATTAATCTAAAATGA
- a CDS encoding DUF4266 domain-containing protein, whose product MKNLIKIFGFLLITVASVQSCTTVKEYEKNKLNDAEMALGNRKIEKTELSFQSYREGSSGANAGKVGGGCGCN is encoded by the coding sequence ATGAAAAACCTTATAAAAATATTCGGCTTCTTACTAATCACCGTTGCTTCAGTACAGTCCTGCACAACGGTAAAAGAGTACGAGAAAAACAAATTAAACGATGCCGAAATGGCTCTTGGAAACAGAAAAATTGAAAAAACCGAACTGAGCTTTCAATCATACAGAGAAGGATCTTCGGGTGCGAATGCAGGAAAAGTAGGTGGTGGTTGCGGATGTAACTAA
- a CDS encoding DUF3570 domain-containing protein, giving the protein MKKIIVSVIALFGIFNAKAQENTNNEQPKKLTFDEANLVSSYYKQNGNNSAVTGGIGTEKLTDISNTIDVTMVKYDKKDRKNKFDFSVGIDHYTSASSDMIDLKANSSASHADNRIYPALSWSRENNEKGTTLMAGVSTSFEFDYASYGANIGFSQKTKNRMGEFTAKFQAYLDQVKLIAPIELRTNGSTGGEHENYGTSGRNTYALSLSYSQIINQNFQVELLADGVQQTGYLSLPFHRVYFNDNSVHQETLPDKRFKIPLGVRANYFLGDKVILRAYYRYYTDDWGLKSNTLSLETPVKISPFVSVSPFYRYYSQTAAKYFAPYQEHTAFDDFYTSNYDLSKFSSNFYGAGIRISPKNGLFGVERLNMLEIRYGHYTKSVGMKSDIISLNLRFK; this is encoded by the coding sequence ATGAAAAAAATAATCGTAAGTGTTATTGCTCTTTTCGGAATTTTCAATGCAAAAGCACAGGAAAATACAAACAATGAGCAGCCTAAAAAGCTGACTTTTGATGAAGCTAATTTAGTTTCAAGCTATTATAAACAAAATGGGAATAACTCTGCTGTTACAGGAGGAATCGGAACGGAAAAGCTGACTGATATTTCCAATACCATTGACGTAACTATGGTAAAATATGACAAGAAAGACAGGAAAAATAAATTCGATTTCAGTGTCGGGATTGATCATTATACGTCCGCTTCGTCGGATATGATCGATCTGAAAGCCAATTCATCAGCTTCCCACGCAGACAACAGAATTTATCCTGCATTAAGCTGGAGTCGTGAAAATAACGAAAAAGGAACGACTTTAATGGCGGGTGTTTCTACGTCTTTTGAATTTGATTATGCATCTTACGGTGCAAACATCGGGTTTTCGCAAAAAACCAAGAACAGAATGGGAGAGTTTACCGCAAAATTCCAGGCTTATCTGGATCAGGTAAAACTGATTGCCCCGATTGAGCTCAGAACAAACGGAAGCACTGGAGGGGAACACGAAAACTATGGAACAAGTGGAAGAAATACTTATGCTTTGTCTTTGTCTTATTCGCAAATTATCAATCAGAACTTTCAGGTTGAATTGTTGGCGGATGGTGTTCAGCAGACAGGATATTTAAGTTTACCTTTCCATAGGGTTTATTTCAATGATAATTCCGTCCATCAGGAAACTTTGCCGGATAAAAGGTTTAAAATTCCTTTAGGAGTAAGAGCGAATTATTTCCTTGGAGACAAAGTCATTCTAAGAGCATATTATCGTTATTATACCGACGATTGGGGATTAAAATCAAATACATTGAGCCTGGAAACGCCGGTGAAAATTTCGCCTTTTGTTTCGGTAAGTCCGTTTTACAGATATTATTCTCAGACTGCGGCTAAATATTTTGCGCCTTATCAAGAGCACACGGCTTTTGATGATTTTTACACCAGTAATTATGATCTTTCAAAATTCAGCAGTAATTTTTACGGAGCAGGAATCAGAATCAGTCCGAAAAACGGTTTATTCGGTGTTGAGAGGCTGAATATGCTTGAAATCAGATACGGACATTACACGAAATCTGTTGGGATGAAGTCTGATATAATTTCCCTGAATTTGAGATTCAAATAA
- a CDS encoding AraC family transcriptional regulator yields the protein MDKIERMELYTIETLVPSSSSLSDFAIYTLQDFSKQFKHLKDPHRHDFYSMIIFEKGQGEHVIDFVHYDIKANRIFLINYGQVHAWIKLKDVKGYIINFTKEFYNLIYTGNNKIKSDLINSEITPYIDIDQKTMCEWNQLAELIKNEYQAEKREFKELICIYLKAILIKYRRHHRCSLEGTINKSDRKTVLIQQFNELVNVKFKQWKFPRQYADELHITSNYLNIIVKKSLGWSAGYIIRERIVLEAKRLLQSTDLTVAEIGTELGFTDKSNFNKYFKGYVHTTPENYRKQTFQQKN from the coding sequence ATGGATAAGATTGAAAGAATGGAATTATACACGATAGAGACGTTGGTTCCTAGCTCATCCTCCTTGTCTGATTTTGCCATTTATACGCTACAGGACTTTTCGAAGCAGTTTAAACATCTAAAAGATCCTCACCGTCATGATTTTTATTCAATGATTATTTTTGAAAAAGGGCAAGGGGAGCATGTGATTGATTTTGTACATTATGATATAAAGGCCAATCGGATTTTTTTAATAAACTATGGTCAGGTTCATGCATGGATAAAATTAAAAGATGTCAAAGGATATATCATTAATTTTACAAAAGAGTTCTATAATCTTATTTATACCGGAAACAATAAAATTAAGAGTGACCTTATTAATTCTGAAATAACCCCTTATATTGATATTGATCAAAAAACTATGTGTGAGTGGAATCAACTGGCAGAACTTATCAAAAATGAATATCAGGCAGAGAAAAGAGAATTCAAGGAATTAATTTGCATTTATTTAAAAGCAATTCTGATTAAATACAGGAGACATCACAGGTGTTCATTAGAGGGAACAATTAATAAAAGCGACCGAAAAACAGTATTGATTCAACAATTCAATGAGCTGGTCAATGTTAAATTTAAGCAATGGAAATTTCCCCGGCAATATGCAGATGAATTACATATCACGTCTAATTATTTAAATATAATTGTCAAAAAATCATTGGGATGGTCTGCAGGATATATTATTCGTGAGCGGATTGTTCTTGAAGCTAAAAGACTGCTTCAAAGTACAGATCTTACGGTGGCTGAAATAGGAACAGAATTGGGATTTACTGATAAATCTAATTTTAACAAGTATTTTAAGGGATATGTGCATACTACTCCGGAAAATTACAGAAAGCAGACATTTCAGCAGAAAAATTAA
- a CDS encoding APC family permease: MNKKLTELQSTAISGNDITSSCLYVSALTILYAGQWAWLSLCIVALVLFLFRRIYGEVVGALPLNGGAYNVLLNTATKRTASLAATLTILSYMATAVISASEAMHYMSSIFKELPVLIATVVVLVLFCILTISGIGESANVAVFIFLFHLFSLVVLIFASGIFISQHGFSLLEINWNIPLQSSSIWKALFFGFSAAMLGISGFESSANFVEEQQPHVFPKTLRNMWIVVSIVNPLLAFLLICILPMATVGDHKESLLAYLGHVTGGRWLSILISVDAVLVLCGAVLTSFVGVSGLMNRITLDRILPNFLLKQNKKGASYRIVILFLILCLSVLMVTEGHLGSLAGVYTFSFLSVMGLFAVGNLLLKIKRRKLPRPEKATVVSVLLAILFVGAAFYGNILLNKASFYTFLKYLLPTLCFIYIMLNRIEVIDVLIKLIEFLYSPLRKFVVVVNRYLFKAKRRLHSQEFVFFTKKDNVAILNKVMQYVQANESTKKLKIVNVIKDGEDNELLKKDLEVLDRAYPEIDIEFIEIEGIFGPDLIEELSVKWHIPKNFMFIASPSDRFSYRVAELGGVRLIM, translated from the coding sequence ATGAACAAAAAACTGACTGAGCTGCAATCTACTGCCATTAGTGGAAATGATATTACTTCGTCGTGTCTGTATGTTTCAGCACTTACTATCTTATATGCAGGACAATGGGCATGGCTTTCGTTATGTATAGTGGCTTTAGTTCTTTTTCTTTTTAGGAGGATATATGGCGAGGTTGTAGGTGCTCTTCCCCTGAACGGAGGAGCTTACAATGTACTTTTAAATACTGCAACCAAAAGAACAGCTTCGCTGGCAGCCACTTTAACGATTTTGTCTTATATGGCTACGGCCGTTATATCTGCTTCCGAAGCCATGCATTATATGTCTTCGATTTTCAAAGAGCTTCCAGTCCTCATTGCAACTGTTGTTGTTCTTGTTCTTTTCTGCATTTTAACAATAAGCGGAATAGGGGAGTCTGCTAATGTAGCAGTGTTTATATTTCTGTTTCATTTATTTTCTTTAGTGGTTCTTATTTTTGCATCTGGAATCTTTATTTCCCAGCATGGTTTTTCTCTTTTGGAGATTAACTGGAATATTCCCCTACAATCATCTTCCATTTGGAAAGCCTTGTTTTTTGGCTTTTCAGCTGCTATGCTTGGAATATCGGGGTTTGAAAGCTCTGCGAATTTTGTTGAAGAGCAGCAGCCTCATGTGTTTCCTAAAACATTACGCAACATGTGGATAGTGGTTAGTATTGTGAACCCACTTCTTGCTTTTTTATTGATTTGTATATTACCGATGGCTACAGTTGGTGACCATAAAGAGTCACTTTTGGCTTATTTGGGTCATGTCACCGGGGGGAGATGGCTTTCTATTTTAATTTCTGTTGATGCTGTATTGGTATTATGTGGAGCTGTGCTTACCTCATTTGTCGGAGTGTCCGGTCTTATGAACAGAATTACTTTGGATAGAATATTGCCTAACTTTTTACTCAAACAGAATAAAAAGGGGGCTAGCTACAGAATCGTTATCCTATTTTTAATTTTATGTCTATCTGTTTTAATGGTTACAGAAGGTCATCTGGGCAGCTTGGCTGGTGTATATACATTTTCATTTTTGTCGGTAATGGGTTTATTTGCTGTTGGAAACTTGCTTCTTAAAATAAAAAGACGAAAGCTTCCAAGACCCGAAAAAGCTACGGTTGTTTCAGTACTTTTAGCCATTCTTTTTGTAGGAGCAGCATTTTATGGAAACATACTGCTTAATAAGGCTTCCTTCTATACTTTTTTAAAGTATCTTCTTCCCACTTTGTGTTTTATCTATATTATGCTTAACCGCATTGAAGTAATTGATGTGCTAATCAAGCTGATTGAATTCCTTTATAGCCCTTTAAGAAAATTTGTGGTAGTGGTAAACCGATATCTTTTTAAAGCAAAAAGAAGGCTTCACAGTCAGGAGTTTGTCTTTTTTACCAAGAAAGATAACGTGGCTATTTTGAATAAAGTAATGCAGTATGTACAGGCTAATGAATCCACAAAGAAACTAAAGATTGTCAATGTCATTAAAGACGGAGAAGATAATGAATTGCTAAAAAAAGATCTTGAAGTTCTCGATCGTGCCTACCCGGAAATTGATATTGAATTTATTGAGATCGAAGGGATATTCGGACCCGATTTAATAGAAGAGTTATCCGTAAAATGGCACATCCCCAAAAACTTTATGTTCATTGCTTCTCCAAGTGATCGTTTTAGCTATAGGGTTGCTGAACTGGGAGGTGTTAGACTTATTATGTAA
- a CDS encoding mechanosensitive ion channel family protein yields the protein MKEFLDYQIFKIGKITLEVNQLLLLIVFAVAVKYLLAFVKKIIYSNKKLDGSKKYTIYALVKYIIYILAIIGCFDIIGINISIFLAGSAALLVGIGLGLQNLFSDFISGIILLVDRTIKIDDIIEINGMVCKVKEINLRTTTVLTRDQRNIILPNTELTKNHLINWTHTDDLARFDIKIGIGYGADIDLAMQIMENAAQRDPKVSIDEKPFCRLEDFGDSAVILAVYFWTPDIFAVENTKSRIRQEIFKWFKSGGIDIPYPQRVMHLREHKED from the coding sequence ATGAAAGAATTTTTAGATTATCAGATTTTTAAAATTGGTAAAATAACGTTAGAAGTTAACCAATTGCTTTTACTTATCGTTTTTGCAGTAGCCGTCAAATATCTTCTGGCTTTTGTAAAAAAAATCATCTACAGCAATAAGAAGCTTGACGGATCCAAGAAATATACGATTTATGCTTTGGTCAAATACATCATATACATTCTAGCCATCATAGGATGTTTTGATATTATAGGAATTAATATCTCGATTTTTCTCGCCGGTTCTGCTGCATTGCTTGTCGGGATTGGGTTAGGGCTGCAAAACCTTTTCAGTGATTTCATATCCGGGATTATCCTTTTAGTGGACCGGACCATAAAAATAGATGATATTATTGAAATCAATGGAATGGTATGTAAAGTAAAAGAGATTAACCTGCGTACTACCACTGTGCTGACCCGTGATCAGCGAAATATTATATTACCCAATACGGAGCTCACTAAAAATCATCTTATCAACTGGACCCATACTGATGATTTGGCAAGGTTTGATATTAAAATAGGCATTGGGTATGGAGCTGACATTGACCTTGCTATGCAGATTATGGAGAATGCGGCTCAGAGAGACCCTAAAGTTTCCATTGATGAAAAACCGTTTTGCCGTCTGGAGGATTTTGGTGATTCTGCTGTGATTTTGGCGGTGTACTTCTGGACCCCGGATATTTTTGCTGTTGAAAATACCAAAAGCCGTATCAGGCAGGAGATTTTCAAATGGTTCAAATCCGGAGGAATAGATATACCTTATCCTCAAAGAGTAATGCATCTAAGGGAACATAAAGAAGACTGA
- a CDS encoding 4-hydroxy-tetrahydrodipicolinate reductase produces MKIGLIGFGKAGKAVANVILQNTEFSLEWVLKNSPMPTIFSASEFLGVNSEDQGLIYSLKNITVDELLDMHPVDIIIDFSSTDSIFVYGKMAAERKVTIISAISHYGDVEKELLRELSKETIVFWSPNITLGVNYLMFASGLLKNIVPDVDIEVIEEHFKAKEGVSGTALKIAEKLDLEKENINSVRAGGIVGKHEVVFGFPYQTVRLVHESISREAFGNGALFAARELADKPKGLYNFEDILRPYFEIKEG; encoded by the coding sequence ATGAAAATAGGTCTGATTGGATTTGGAAAAGCCGGAAAAGCGGTAGCGAATGTTATTTTACAGAATACAGAATTTTCTTTGGAGTGGGTATTAAAAAATAGTCCTATGCCAACTATTTTTTCTGCATCTGAGTTTTTAGGTGTAAATTCTGAAGATCAGGGCTTGATTTATTCATTAAAAAATATTACAGTTGATGAATTATTGGATATGCATCCGGTAGATATTATCATTGATTTTTCATCAACTGACAGTATTTTTGTGTATGGAAAAATGGCAGCTGAAAGAAAGGTGACCATAATTTCAGCAATTTCACATTATGGAGATGTTGAAAAAGAACTTCTCAGAGAGCTTTCGAAAGAAACGATTGTCTTTTGGTCTCCAAATATAACATTGGGTGTTAATTACTTAATGTTTGCTTCTGGTTTGCTGAAAAATATAGTTCCTGATGTAGATATTGAAGTTATTGAGGAACATTTCAAAGCAAAAGAAGGGGTTTCGGGAACCGCTTTGAAAATTGCAGAGAAGCTGGATTTGGAAAAGGAAAATATTAACTCAGTCAGGGCAGGCGGTATAGTAGGCAAACACGAGGTTGTTTTCGGTTTTCCTTACCAAACGGTACGTCTGGTACACGAGTCTATTTCCAGGGAGGCTTTTGGTAACGGAGCTTTGTTTGCTGCAAGAGAACTTGCTGACAAACCTAAAGGTTTATATAATTTTGAAGATATCCTACGTCCTTATTTTGAAATAAAAGAAGGGTAA